In Pectinatus sottacetonis, a genomic segment contains:
- the mltG gene encoding endolytic transglycosylase MltG, which produces MSTVLHSLIGSLKKCVLYIKENRLFGIPLKYIMCVFLLFIVAIIIGFHSVYDKKAASTVVIEIKPGMQTVQIASLLKDKGIIYHDIYFRVLANIEGLDKELKVGRYVLHKNMTDSEVMQLLISGPRVSIVKITIPEGYTVEQIADLLAENGVVDRDKFLALAKTYVPYDYMKNSNPYIRYAVEGYLFPDTYEFRIDSSAKYVMDVMTGQFNRKFNETLRNRAGNLGLSVNSVVIMASLVEAEAKFNEDRPVIAQVFFNRLKINMPLQSDTTIQYALMHRKASISIKDTKMDSPYNTYKHYGLPPGPVDNPGLASLKAVLYPEKNDYLYFVADSSGHNHYSHTYQEHLNKIKNLN; this is translated from the coding sequence TTGTCGACTGTTTTGCATAGCCTGATAGGCAGTCTTAAAAAATGTGTATTATACATAAAAGAAAATAGACTTTTCGGTATTCCATTAAAGTATATAATGTGTGTTTTTTTATTATTTATAGTAGCAATAATAATTGGTTTTCATTCTGTCTATGATAAAAAAGCTGCTAGTACTGTTGTTATTGAAATAAAACCAGGTATGCAGACAGTACAAATTGCGTCTTTATTGAAAGATAAGGGAATTATATATCACGATATATATTTTCGTGTTCTTGCTAATATAGAAGGACTGGATAAGGAATTAAAAGTTGGCCGGTATGTACTGCATAAAAATATGACTGATAGCGAAGTTATGCAGCTTCTTATTAGTGGTCCTCGTGTGTCAATAGTTAAAATAACAATACCAGAAGGATATACGGTAGAACAAATAGCGGATCTTTTAGCTGAAAACGGTGTGGTAGACCGAGATAAGTTTTTAGCTTTAGCAAAAACTTATGTACCATACGATTATATGAAAAATTCCAATCCATATATAAGATATGCAGTGGAAGGGTATCTTTTTCCTGACACATATGAATTTAGAATAGATTCATCAGCAAAATATGTTATGGATGTAATGACAGGACAATTTAACAGGAAATTTAATGAGACATTAAGAAACAGGGCAGGAAATTTGGGCTTATCGGTTAATAGTGTTGTAATAATGGCTTCCCTGGTTGAAGCAGAAGCCAAATTCAATGAAGACAGACCTGTGATTGCGCAGGTGTTTTTTAACAGGTTAAAAATCAATATGCCACTGCAGTCAGATACGACTATTCAATATGCCTTGATGCATCGAAAAGCAAGTATTTCTATAAAGGATACTAAAATGGATTCTCCATATAATACATATAAGCATTACGGATTACCTCCAGGCCCTGTAGATAATCCTGGGCTGGCTTCATTAAAAGCGGTTCTTTATCCTGAAAAAAACGATTATTTGTATTTTGTGGCAGATAGTAGTGGACATAATCATTACAGTCATACATATCAGGAGCATCTTAATAAAATAAAAAATTTGAATTGA
- a CDS encoding O-methyltransferase yields the protein MKELLQEMQEYAIINHVPIIKKAAADILCCYIKQNQPEKILEIGTAIGYSALLMAGSSDGNSKITTLEINDARISTAHSFINRSIYRNNIEILKGDAGQLLQNLPGKFDFVFIDAAKGQYIKYLAAIMPLLADKGIIAADNVLFRGYVESKEKPPRRYKTIVKRLREYIKELDSRSEFITEIYHDGDGLAVSQKRI from the coding sequence ATGAAAGAATTATTACAAGAAATGCAGGAATATGCAATTATAAATCATGTTCCGATTATAAAAAAAGCGGCAGCAGATATTTTATGTTGTTATATTAAACAAAATCAACCGGAAAAAATTTTAGAAATAGGGACAGCTATCGGATATTCCGCGCTGCTGATGGCAGGAAGTAGTGACGGAAATAGCAAAATTACTACTTTAGAAATAAATGATGCGCGGATCAGTACGGCACATAGTTTTATCAACCGTTCAATATATAGGAATAATATTGAGATTTTAAAAGGAGATGCGGGGCAGCTTCTGCAAAATTTGCCGGGGAAATTTGACTTTGTTTTTATAGATGCAGCTAAGGGACAGTATATTAAATATCTAGCAGCAATTATGCCTTTATTGGCTGATAAAGGCATAATTGCTGCTGATAACGTTTTATTTCGTGGTTATGTGGAAAGCAAAGAAAAACCACCGCGCCGTTATAAAACAATAGTAAAAAGATTGCGTGAATATATAAAAGAGCTAGACAGTCGATCAGAATTTATCACTG
- a CDS encoding 3'-5' exonuclease — protein sequence MENKIFNMLNKMQKQVVNDLQNNILLSASAGTGKTNTLLYRMVNIIDKNKAAPEEILCLTFTNKACHEIQERAATVLGENSLNIAIMTFHSFCYNLIKIEAKKNSDLFADFVIFDEDDCAEIIKEFNVYKFVTKSLQNFINLVKENRAVYNIYSNNLHTDYARVIKKLFNSENRKLDRVCVNQHYFLDKKMKALMQANGADIVTAYDHRLQEMHGLDFTDLIITVYKFLQDETIKTAWQNKYKYINIDEMQDTSELEYEILAQIFPGNNILLCGDYFQTIYEWRGSNPHTILKKFKAKYNPRLIVFNENYRATQMLLRASYGCLKKLFGEKVYAIYKNEIKAVSRVQGEKIIFKETKNVADEAKWIFEEIHKIGIKDVARIGILTRSNKYNQRLSKNFSILNNRLPNADRVNFILVDEFKFFRRQEIKDVLAFLRLITNRYDETSFRRILKKFAIGIGEKTIAAIETKKYHKAGINIIDFLDRKTYESSGDPFGILLDALAKDKVVVFDVESTGTDTACDEIIQIAAVKIDKNGTIIDKFVRMVKPNKKVGQSFYVHGFSDAFLKEKGEPPALVLQEFIEFSRNTVIVGHNVGYDISILYSQLDRLNMNKPDFITYYDTLDIFRRFYPDLANHKLSFLSEYFVIENKPTHNALDDVMATVGLLLYAVKKNIGPSVLIRKKYISKYIDQFRWIAVQMQELTDNSYIVRPYDLIAKIMNLTKIKEYYKNEPERIDRIRELYLIAREIDNKKVYSRDALNNLLKISALSNSDMDRMLMKVPRIPIITVHQAKGTEFDYVFLAGMQDGIFPAYLAIREGVVEEEKRLFYVAITRAKRQLFLTWSRISEHGRANTVSRFIKTIPVDFVQKI from the coding sequence ATGGAAAATAAAATATTTAATATGCTGAATAAGATGCAAAAGCAGGTTGTAAATGATCTACAGAATAATATACTGCTTAGTGCTTCTGCGGGAACAGGGAAAACTAATACATTATTGTACCGGATGGTGAATATAATTGATAAAAATAAGGCGGCTCCAGAAGAAATATTATGCCTAACTTTTACTAACAAAGCCTGCCATGAGATACAGGAGCGCGCTGCAACAGTACTGGGAGAAAACAGTCTGAATATTGCCATTATGACTTTCCATAGTTTCTGTTATAATTTAATAAAAATTGAAGCTAAAAAAAATTCTGACTTATTTGCGGATTTTGTTATTTTTGACGAGGATGATTGTGCGGAAATCATAAAAGAATTCAATGTTTACAAATTTGTAACAAAGTCGTTGCAAAATTTTATAAATTTGGTGAAAGAAAACAGAGCTGTTTATAATATTTATTCAAATAATCTACATACAGATTATGCAAGGGTGATAAAAAAATTATTCAACAGTGAAAATAGAAAGCTGGACAGAGTATGTGTTAACCAGCATTATTTTCTTGATAAAAAGATGAAAGCATTGATGCAAGCAAATGGTGCAGATATTGTTACAGCATATGATCACAGGTTACAGGAAATGCATGGGCTGGACTTTACTGATTTAATAATTACAGTATATAAATTTCTTCAGGATGAAACTATAAAAACGGCATGGCAGAATAAATATAAATATATAAACATTGATGAGATGCAGGATACTAGCGAATTGGAATATGAAATATTAGCACAAATTTTCCCTGGCAATAATATTTTATTATGCGGTGACTATTTTCAAACGATTTATGAATGGCGTGGTTCTAATCCACATACGATATTAAAAAAATTCAAGGCAAAATATAATCCCCGTCTTATTGTTTTTAATGAAAATTATCGAGCAACTCAAATGCTTTTGCGGGCATCATATGGTTGTTTGAAAAAACTATTTGGAGAAAAAGTATATGCTATATATAAAAATGAAATAAAAGCCGTTAGTAGAGTCCAGGGAGAGAAGATTATTTTTAAAGAAACTAAAAATGTTGCTGATGAGGCAAAATGGATATTTGAAGAAATTCATAAAATAGGGATAAAAGATGTTGCCCGTATAGGCATACTTACCAGAAGCAACAAGTATAATCAGCGACTCAGTAAAAACTTCAGTATATTAAACAATAGATTGCCTAATGCTGATAGAGTTAATTTTATTTTAGTTGATGAATTTAAATTTTTTCGGCGGCAGGAAATAAAAGATGTACTGGCTTTTTTACGCCTTATAACAAACCGATATGATGAGACCAGTTTTAGACGCATATTAAAAAAGTTTGCTATCGGTATAGGTGAAAAAACTATTGCAGCTATAGAGACAAAAAAATATCATAAGGCAGGAATAAATATTATTGATTTTTTGGATAGAAAAACTTATGAATCAAGCGGAGATCCGTTCGGTATTTTACTTGATGCCCTTGCTAAAGATAAAGTAGTTGTTTTTGATGTTGAAAGTACAGGAACTGATACAGCCTGCGATGAAATTATACAAATTGCTGCTGTAAAAATTGACAAAAATGGAACTATAATAGATAAATTTGTCCGAATGGTCAAGCCAAATAAAAAGGTGGGACAGTCCTTTTATGTACACGGTTTTTCCGATGCATTTTTAAAAGAAAAAGGTGAACCACCGGCATTGGTATTACAAGAGTTTATAGAATTTTCCCGTAATACAGTGATCGTTGGGCATAATGTGGGCTATGATATAAGTATTCTTTACAGTCAGCTTGATAGATTAAATATGAATAAGCCAGATTTTATCACTTATTATGACACATTGGATATATTTAGAAGATTTTATCCAGATTTAGCTAACCACAAGTTATCTTTTTTAAGTGAATATTTCGTTATAGAAAATAAACCAACACATAATGCACTTGACGATGTAATGGCCACAGTGGGATTGTTGTTATATGCAGTGAAAAAGAATATAGGGCCATCTGTGTTAATAAGAAAAAAATATATTAGTAAGTATATAGATCAGTTTAGGTGGATAGCTGTTCAGATGCAGGAACTTACGGATAATAGCTATATTGTTCGGCCATATGATCTTATTGCCAAGATAATGAATCTAACAAAGATAAAAGAATATTATAAAAATGAACCTGAACGTATTGACAGGATAAGAGAATTATATCTTATTGCCAGGGAAATTGATAATAAAAAAGTCTATTCACGTGATGCTCTAAATAATTTACTAAAAATCAGTGCTTTATCAAATAGTGATATGGATAGAATGCTTATGAAGGTACCACGTATACCAATAATTACAGTTCATCAGGCCAAGGGAACAGAATTTGACTATGTTTTTTTGGCCGGCATGCAGGACGGGATCTTTCCGGCTTATCTGGCGATAAGGGAAGGGGTTGTCGAAGAAGAAAAACGATTGTTTTATGTGGCGATAACACGAGCTAAAAGGCAATTATTCTTGACATGGAGCCGAATAAGTGAACATGGCCGGGCAAATACCGTAAGTAGGTTCATAAAAACCATTCCAGTCGATTTTGTACAAAAAATTTAA